The genomic window AGTAACATTCAAAAACCGCTACGGCATCACATTGGTTGGTGATTTGTATGTGCCGAAAAATATCCGTTCAGGCCAGAAACTGCCCGCAATTGCGGTGGCCGGCGCGTTCGGTGCGGTGAAGGAGCAATCCAGCGGTCTATATGCCCAAGCGATGGCAGAACGCGGTTTTGTAACCTTGGCATTTGACGGTTCGTTCACCGGCGAATCGGGCGGCGAGCCGCGCAATATCGCATCGCCCGAAATCAATACCGAAGACTTTTCCGCCGCCGTTGATTTCCTCGGCCTGCAAAACTTCGTGAACCGCGAACAAATAGGCATCTTGGGCATTTGCGGTTGGGGCGGTATGGCGTTGAACGCCGCTGTGGGCGATACCCGCATCAAAGCCGTCGCCACCAGCACCATGTACGACATGACCCGCGTGATGGCCAACGGCTACGAAATCAACATGAAGCAGAACGCCCAAGGCGGCTACGACCGCGCCCCCGCGCAAACTGCCGAAGCGCGTTACCAAGCCAAACAGGGCATGAACCCCCAACGCTGGGCAGACGCGGAAAGCGGCACGCCGTCGCACGGCAGCCCCGACAACCACCTGCCTTCGCAAGACAAATTGACCGCCGACACCCCGCAGTTTGTACGCGAATATTCGGGCTTCTACAAAACCCAACGCGGCTACCACCCACGCTCCGTCAATTCCAACGGCGCATGGTCGCAAACCACCCCGCTGGCGTTCATCAACATGCCGATTCTGCAACGCGCAGGCGAGTTGAAAGCCCCCGCCTTAATCGTTCACGGCGAAAAAGCACACTCGCGCTATTTCAGCGAAGACGCATTCAAATCTCTGGGCAGCCAAAACAAAGAGCTGTACATCGTGCCGGGTGCGAACCACACGGATTTGTATGACAACACCACTGGCAAGATTCCGTTTGATAAGTTTGAGCAGTTCTTTAAAGCGAATCTGCATTAAGGTCGTCTGAAGAGGGCTACCTGAAAATGTAGGGAATCCTGTAAATTGACAGCCTGCACTTTTTTGTAACGAGTGCAGGCTGCTTTTTATTTTTCAGACGACCTTTTCAGATTTCGAGGTCGTCTGAAAAAAAAACAGGCGTAGCAACTATTTCAAATAGGTTTGCGGAAAGTAATGCAGTAAAAGCGGTTGTTCCACAGCAGCCGCGTTTTCTTTTCCTGTACGGTTTCGAGAATGCAGTTTTCGATTTGTGTCAGGTCGAAATCGGTGTCTTGGAAATAGTTCCGCGTGAATAGGCTTTTTTTGTATTGTTGTTGGATGAAGTCGGTGGTTTCGTCTGCGATCATGATTTTGGTGCCGGGTTTGGCGATGCGCAGCATTTCGTTGATGGCTTTTTGTTTGTCGCTGAAAAAATTGATGCCGCCCACATGGAATACGACGTCGAACATATTGTCGGCAAAGGGTAAATCTTCGGCGTTGCAGTGTACCAAGTCCAAGTCCGCTGCTTTTTTCCGCCATACGTTGCGGCAGCGTGCCAACATGCCGAGCGACAGGTCGGCGCCGGTCAAATCCAGCGCGGAGAGGTTGATGTCGGCGGGCAGGTGGTTTAAATCGGTACCAGTGCCGATGGAGACATAGAGTGCGGTGCAGTCCTGCCGCCATTCCAGTTCGCCCATCAGGCTGCACCGCATTTCGTTGATGCTGTTGCCGTATCTGAAGCGGGCTATCCAGCGTTCGCCGAAATCGTACCAACGGGCGAGGCGGTTGTACATTTTCATGTATTTGGCGTTGTCGCCTGTTACGTTGTCGGAATCGAGGCACAACAAGATGCCATCTTGTTCGGGCGGAAGCGGGTTTTGCAGGGCGGGTTTGAGTTTTGGGATGAGTTTGGCGGAAGGCATGGTGCTTCTCCTGTGGATGGTTGAACGATGCGTATTTCGAGTCGGGATTCGGCAAAACCGTTAAAGCATTGGATTCATCTATCCAACTTATCCGGCGGGGTCGTCTGAAAGCTTGATTAGATGGGGAGCAGGCGATTTTAGAGTGGCTGCGCTGTCTGAAATAAAGGCCGTCTGAAATCGTGTTTCAAACGGCCTTTTGACATAGCTTAAGACAAGGATGGATTAGAACTTGCTTTTGATGTCGTCAATCAGGTTTTCGGCTTTTTCTTTTGCCTCATCAACCAGATGTCCTGCTTCTTCTTTGCCTTTTTTCAATACGTCGCTTGCTTTTTCCTCAATGTCGGCGGCAACTTCTTTGACTTTGCCGATGCCTTGTTGGATTACGCCCTCTGCTTCGAGTTTGGGATCGTCTAAGAGTTCCCCGGCTTTCTCTTTTACATTATCTCCGAATTGGTCTAATTTACCACTCGAGCCTTCTAATGATGGCAGCGTTTGGGAAAATTCAACGGACAAGGTTCCAAGCCATTTTTATGGCAATCAGCAGCAGCATGATGCCGAAGGAGATTTTAAGCCGGCGGGCGGGGAGTTTGTGCGCGGTTTTGACGCCGATCGGGGCAAACATCATGGTGGCGATGCTGAGGATGGCAACAGCGGGTAGATAGAGGAAGCCGCCGGAGCCGTGTGGCAGGTCGGGAACGTTCCAGCCGGTAACGAGATAGCCGATTGTGCCGGCGAGCGCAATCGGCCAGGCGAGGCCGGAGGATGTGCCGATGGCGCGGTGGGCGGGGAAGTTGCAATACATCAGGAAGGGGACGGACAGCGAGCCGCCGCCGATGCCGACCCAGCTCGAAGCTGCGCCGAACAATGTGCCGACCGCGCTTAAGCCGGGTAGGGCGGGCAGGTGGCGCGAGGCTTTGGGTTTGGAGTCTGTCAGGGTTTTGAGGGCGATAAGGGTTAGGAATGCGATAAAGAAGATTTGCAGGGCGCGGGTAGGCATGTATTTGGCGGTTACCGCGCCGATCAGTACGCCGAATATCATGGAGGGGGTCATACGGCGGACAGTCTGCCAGTCGATGGCGCTTTTTTTGTGCTGCGCGTACATGCTGGAGAAGGTGGTGAATACCATGACGGCGAAGGATGTACCGATGGCGAGATGTTGGGCGTAGGGGTGGCTGCTGATGCCTTGCAGTTGCAGTGTCCACAAGACGACAGGGACGACCAGGGTACCGCCGCCTACGCCGAACAATCCCGCAATAAAACCCGCCGCGCTTCCGACGGCGAGCAGGGCGAGGATAATATCCCAAGTCCACATTTTTCAGACGACCTTTTTGGTTTTACGGCGTTTTTTCAACCAGCGCCATACCGCCATGATGTAGCCGGATAGGCTGTAACCCAGGAAAAACAGAAAAAGTACAAGCGAAGGTTTCCAGTTGATGAGCAGCAAGACCAACACGGTAAGCACCATGCCCATAAACGGGACTTGGCGGCGGATGTTGATTTCTTTAAAGCTCCAAAACGGGATTTGGACAATCATGGAAATGCCGGCGAAAAGCGTGATGCCCAAAGCCCACCAATGCACGCCGGGGAAGCGTTCGATGCTGTGGTTGACCCAAATCAGGCCGACAATCAACGCGGCGGCGGTCGGACTGGGAACGCCGATGAACCAGCGTTTATCGACTTTGCCGATAAGCGTATTGAAGAGGGCGAGGCGCAGGGCGGCGCAGGCGCAGTAGATGAAGGCGACGGAATAACCGATTTTGCCAAACTGCCAAAGCTGCCATTTATAGGCAATCAAGGCGGGCGCAACGCCGAAACTGACCATGTCGGCAAGGCTGTCGAGCTGTTCGCCGAACGCGCTTTGGCTGTTGGTCAGCCGTGCCACGCGACCGTCCATGCCGTCGAGCAGCATGGAGAGGAATACTGCAATCGCCGCCGTCTCATAACGCCCGTGCATGGATTGGGTGATGGCGAAAAAGGCGCAGAACAACGCAGCGATGGTAAAGGAGTTGGGCAGCAGGTAAATACTGTTCCGACGCAGAGAATTGCGCGGCGGGATTGGCGGTTGGTTTTGCATGTTGTCCATAATCGTTTGATGATGCAGTACAAAGCAGATGGAGGGATTATACCGTATTGAGATGAAAATGATTCCGGAATGTGCAGGAGGTCGTCTGAAAATGTGTGAACACAACTGGGTTTGTTCACTTTCAGACGACCTTTTTACCGAAATATGAGTTTTGCTGTCTTTCTAAAAACAGGAACAATCAGTCGTAAATTGCCATATTTTTATCAAATCCGAACAACCAAACAACAGCGTGTAACGTGGGCTTTGCCCGCGAAAATCATGATTGGCCCGCGGACTCGGCATTCATGCCATATCGGCGAAAGGGATTCGTGAGGGACGGGCCGTCTGAAAACAGGCGGATCAAATTTTGTCAAAGCAAATGTTCAAATAATAAGCGCAAAGAAAAAGCATCAGAACCGTCATTCATCCGGATTTTTGGTTTTCGGAAGGATTCGGAACGCCATTATTCCAAATCTCCGGATTCATACCTGCGCGAGAATAACGGCAAGGGCGGTTTCTATTTTAATCGACCCTGTTTTCAGACGACCTTTTTCATTCAAGCCGATGGTTAATCAAACAATTCCCGCTGCGCCTGCTCTTTGGTCACGCGCACGTCGGTTTCGCCGTCGGCAAAAGTGATGTGCAGTTTCTGCCCTTGCTTCAAAACATCGGCGTTGCGGATGACTTGTCCGCGTGTGTTTTTGACGACGGAGAAGCCGCGCTCCAGAATCTGCTGCGGCGAGACGGCTTCGAGCAGGGCGGTTTGGGCGGTCAGGCTTTGTCGGCGGTGGGCGAGCAGTTGGCGGAAGGCGTGCGACGAGGTCGTCTGAAAACGGTCAATGTCTTGCCGGTAAACGGAAATATCGGGGCGGCAATGTTTCAGGGCTTGGGTTTGGCGTTCGAAACGGGCGGTGTGGGCGCGGACGTTTTGCGTCATCGAGTAGGACAGGGTTTGCGCCAGTTTGTGGATGTAGGTGCGCTGTTCGCCGAGTTTTTGGCGCGGGTGGCGGATTTGCCGCGCGAGCCAGTCGAGCTTTTGGCTGGCATCGAAATAGCGTTGTTCCAAAACGGTTTTCAGACGACCTTGGGCTTGGGCGAGACGGTGTAACGATTCTTGGCGGTTGGGGCTGACCAGTTCCGCTGCGCCGGTCGGTGTGGGCGCACGTACGTCGGCGACGAAATCAGCAAGCGTGAAATCGGTTTCGTGTCCCACGCCGCTGACGACGGGAATCGCGCAGGCTTCGATGGCGCGCACAACAGGCTCTTCGTTAAACGCCCACAAGTCTTCAATGCTGCCGCCGCCGCGACAGACAATCAACACATCGCATTCGGCGCGTTGCGATGCGGTTTTGATCGCTTGGGCAATCTGAAACTCGCTGCCCGCGCCTTGAACGGCGGTCGGATAAACGATGACGGGAATTTCGGGCGCACGGCGTTTCAGGGTGGTAAAGACATCGCGCAATGCCGCCGCCGCCAGACTGGTTACGATGCCGATACATTGCGCTCGGGCGGGTAAAGGTTTCTTGCGTTCCGCCGCAAACGCGCCTTCCGCCTGCAACTGTGCCTTCAGCCGCTCGTAGGCTTCGTAAAGCTGTCCCAAGCCTTTGAGCCGCACCTCGTTCACCGTGATCTGAAATTCGCCCCGCGCCTCGTAAATACTGATTTTGCCCGCCACTTCGATATGGTCGCCTTCTTTCAAAGGTTTCGCCAAACGTGCCGCCGCACCCTTGAACATCGCGCAACGCACCTGCGCGCGACTGTCTTTGAGCGAGAAATAATAATGTCCGCTGGCGGCACGGGTCAGGTTGGACACTTCACCCGCAATCCAAAAGCCGGCAAGATGGTCTTCCAGCAAGGCTTTGGCGAGGGCGTTGAGTTCGGATACGAAAATGGAGGAGGGCGCGAAGAGTTCGGACATCGGGAGGGCGGGAAGAAATGGGGAAAGGTTGGATTATAAGGGGTTTCGGGCGGCATTTGTGCGGAAAGGGCCGTCTGAAAGAAGTCTTTGCCGGATATTATTTTAATAGTATATTGTCAACCTCTAAACGAAAACATTACGGGATACTGTTATGAAACATATTTTGATTGATTTTGAAAACGTCCAACCGGAAGCATCGCAATTGAGCGGAGTGAGTGAAGAAAACTGCCATATCTGGCTTTTTCTGGGGAAGCTGCAACAAAAAACTTTATCGGTGGAGCTTTGCGAAGCCTTATGCAGGTTTGGGAAAAATGTTCATTTCGTACGGATCGCAAAGACAGGCAAAAATGCTTTGGATTTTTATCTTGCCTATTATTTAGGCAAGATTACGGAACGGGACAAGGAGGCATTGATATGCATTCTTTCGAGGGACGGGGGATTTGATGTTTTAGTCGAACATTTGGAAGATGCGCATTTGTGTAAGGGTATTGTCAGATTGGGAAGTTTGGAGGATGCAGGGAAGAATGAGGAATTGTTATTGGAAATGAAAAAACAACAGATAGGACAAGAACCTAATCTTTCAAAGGATAAGCACTCCGCCGAAGAAGCGGAAATTGTGTATTCTGAACCTGTTGCTTTACATCAATCTCCTACATTTATTAATTCATGTGTACGAAAGGTAATTGCAGCATTAATTCCGCCCAGTGCTTTCAGACCGACCGTTTTTCACAATTTGGAATCGCGCTTGCATTCTGTTTTGTATCAAGAATTAATCCCCTTTAATCAAGAACAACAAAATGAAATAGTTGGGAAAATTATCCAAAGTATGCTTAATAAAAAACTGATTTCGTTCAATCCTGATACTAATTTTGTGAATTATCACATTAGCAGTAATGATATTTTAGAGAAGTTGACGTGCAAGCTGATTGAATCAAAAAGTAAAACGGTACAGGGCGCTAGAAATGTTCTGCGTTCGCAATCTAAAATATTTTGTTTGGAAGTGGAAGAAAATACATTAGATGATATTTTAAAATACTGCGAATTCCAGCAATTGATACGTATCAAAGGCGACAAGATAGAATATGCCCCTTTCCCTTTGGAGATTCAAATTCCGAAACGGATTGATATTATCAGCAAAGAAGAAGATATTAAGATACTGAATGCAGTACA from Neisseria sp. DTU_2020_1000833_1_SI_GRL_NUU_006 includes these protein-coding regions:
- a CDS encoding alpha/beta hydrolase; protein product: MKNQVKKSFLKTAAAAAVALTLSAPALADVSITPMKGVQTKLTQEWDKIFPQSNKVEHHKVTFKNRYGITLVGDLYVPKNIRSGQKLPAIAVAGAFGAVKEQSSGLYAQAMAERGFVTLAFDGSFTGESGGEPRNIASPEINTEDFSAAVDFLGLQNFVNREQIGILGICGWGGMALNAAVGDTRIKAVATSTMYDMTRVMANGYEINMKQNAQGGYDRAPAQTAEARYQAKQGMNPQRWADAESGTPSHGSPDNHLPSQDKLTADTPQFVREYSGFYKTQRGYHPRSVNSNGAWSQTTPLAFINMPILQRAGELKAPALIVHGEKAHSRYFSEDAFKSLGSQNKELYIVPGANHTDLYDNTTGKIPFDKFEQFFKANLH
- a CDS encoding methyltransferase domain-containing protein; this translates as MPSAKLIPKLKPALQNPLPPEQDGILLCLDSDNVTGDNAKYMKMYNRLARWYDFGERWIARFRYGNSINEMRCSLMGELEWRQDCTALYVSIGTGTDLNHLPADINLSALDLTGADLSLGMLARCRNVWRKKAADLDLVHCNAEDLPFADNMFDVVFHVGGINFFSDKQKAINEMLRIAKPGTKIMIADETTDFIQQQYKKSLFTRNYFQDTDFDLTQIENCILETVQEKKTRLLWNNRFYCITFRKPI
- a CDS encoding CsbD family protein — protein: MSVEFSQTLPSLEGSSGKLDQFGDNVKEKAGELLDDPKLEAEGVIQQGIGKVKEVAADIEEKASDVLKKGKEEAGHLVDEAKEKAENLIDDIKSKF
- a CDS encoding sulfite exporter TauE/SafE family protein, producing MWTWDIILALLAVGSAAGFIAGLFGVGGGTLVVPVVLWTLQLQGISSHPYAQHLAIGTSFAVMVFTTFSSMYAQHKKSAIDWQTVRRMTPSMIFGVLIGAVTAKYMPTRALQIFFIAFLTLIALKTLTDSKPKASRHLPALPGLSAVGTLFGAASSWVGIGGGSLSVPFLMYCNFPAHRAIGTSSGLAWPIALAGTIGYLVTGWNVPDLPHGSGGFLYLPAVAILSIATMMFAPIGVKTAHKLPARRLKISFGIMLLLIAIKMAWNLVR
- the pssA gene encoding CDP-diacylglycerol--serine O-phosphatidyltransferase; its protein translation is MDNMQNQPPIPPRNSLRRNSIYLLPNSFTIAALFCAFFAITQSMHGRYETAAIAVFLSMLLDGMDGRVARLTNSQSAFGEQLDSLADMVSFGVAPALIAYKWQLWQFGKIGYSVAFIYCACAALRLALFNTLIGKVDKRWFIGVPSPTAAALIVGLIWVNHSIERFPGVHWWALGITLFAGISMIVQIPFWSFKEINIRRQVPFMGMVLTVLVLLLINWKPSLVLFLFFLGYSLSGYIMAVWRWLKKRRKTKKVV
- the xseA gene encoding exodeoxyribonuclease VII large subunit; this translates as MSELFAPSSIFVSELNALAKALLEDHLAGFWIAGEVSNLTRAASGHYYFSLKDSRAQVRCAMFKGAAARLAKPLKEGDHIEVAGKISIYEARGEFQITVNEVRLKGLGQLYEAYERLKAQLQAEGAFAAERKKPLPARAQCIGIVTSLAAAALRDVFTTLKRRAPEIPVIVYPTAVQGAGSEFQIAQAIKTASQRAECDVLIVCRGGGSIEDLWAFNEEPVVRAIEACAIPVVSGVGHETDFTLADFVADVRAPTPTGAAELVSPNRQESLHRLAQAQGRLKTVLEQRYFDASQKLDWLARQIRHPRQKLGEQRTYIHKLAQTLSYSMTQNVRAHTARFERQTQALKHCRPDISVYRQDIDRFQTTSSHAFRQLLAHRRQSLTAQTALLEAVSPQQILERGFSVVKNTRGQVIRNADVLKQGQKLHITFADGETDVRVTKEQAQRELFD
- a CDS encoding PIN domain-containing protein, with the protein product MKHILIDFENVQPEASQLSGVSEENCHIWLFLGKLQQKTLSVELCEALCRFGKNVHFVRIAKTGKNALDFYLAYYLGKITERDKEALICILSRDGGFDVLVEHLEDAHLCKGIVRLGSLEDAGKNEELLLEMKKQQIGQEPNLSKDKHSAEEAEIVYSEPVALHQSPTFINSCVRKVIAALIPPSAFRPTVFHNLESRLHSVLYQELIPFNQEQQNEIVGKIIQSMLNKKLISFNPDTNFVNYHISSNDILEKLTCKLIESKSKTVQGARNVLRSQSKIFCLEVEENTLDDILKYCEFQQLIRIKGDKIEYAPFPLEIQIPKRIDIISKEEDIKILNAVQKFFNKSAKNKPKTKKAIINSFKSILKLSDNHIEKLINVLVSQKKFSIDNLGKVNYPKK